Proteins encoded together in one Planctomyces sp. SH-PL14 window:
- a CDS encoding inositol monophosphatase family protein has product MSADPSQSLVAALHRHAPPLLRWAGAIGRTMRKFNIKLDGKTSGSALTDALTLADITIQELLVAGLRDADPLFHQCRIEAEEANGDLKAFAEEGPYTIALDPIDGTKQFADHSGNGYAVMLHLRTREQVLYSLVFAPEMGEHGTWVEVYDAVVRCGPDNPRRTALEVLESLPNRHDQPRTTSKSYYLIGFQKQDLSRSREVTGTGLQGFAPDEMPGSIYPLMATGDFAGSLIHTPNIYDYPVSLHLARVLGGESVWVDTGEPVHFGEMWLDDRADMLRLPGIVATSTNREHLKTLCALARDWPKNRYE; this is encoded by the coding sequence ATGTCCGCTGACCCGTCGCAGTCCCTCGTCGCCGCCCTCCATCGTCATGCGCCCCCGCTGCTGCGGTGGGCCGGGGCGATCGGCCGCACCATGCGGAAGTTCAATATCAAGCTCGACGGCAAGACCTCCGGCAGCGCCCTCACCGACGCTCTAACGCTGGCGGACATCACGATCCAGGAACTCCTCGTCGCCGGCCTGCGGGACGCCGATCCGCTCTTCCACCAGTGCCGGATCGAGGCCGAAGAGGCCAATGGCGACCTGAAAGCGTTTGCGGAGGAAGGCCCTTATACGATCGCCCTCGACCCGATCGACGGCACGAAGCAGTTCGCCGACCATTCCGGGAACGGCTACGCCGTCATGCTCCACCTGCGGACCCGCGAACAGGTGCTGTACTCGCTCGTCTTCGCCCCCGAAATGGGGGAGCACGGAACCTGGGTGGAAGTCTACGACGCCGTCGTCCGCTGCGGCCCGGACAATCCCCGCCGAACCGCCCTTGAGGTCCTCGAATCTCTCCCGAACCGCCACGACCAGCCGCGGACGACGTCGAAGAGCTATTACCTCATCGGCTTCCAGAAGCAGGACCTCTCCCGTTCCCGCGAAGTGACCGGGACGGGTCTTCAGGGATTCGCCCCGGACGAGATGCCGGGAAGCATCTATCCGCTCATGGCGACGGGCGATTTCGCCGGTTCGCTGATCCATACGCCGAACATCTACGACTACCCGGTCTCCCTGCACCTGGCCCGCGTCCTCGGCGGCGAATCGGTGTGGGTCGACACCGGCGAGCCGGTCCACTTCGGCGAGATGTGGCTCGACGACCGGGCCGACATGCTCCGCCTCCCGGGAATCGTCGCCACCTCCACCAATCGCGAGCACCTCAAGACGCTCTGCGCCCTCGCCCGCGACTGGCCGAAGAACCGCTATGAATAA
- a CDS encoding L-threonylcarbamoyladenylate synthase yields MSASITTDVVRAAEVIRLGGLVAIPTETVYGLAAHALDPQAVARIFEAKNRPHFDPLIVHVARREQVEGLVTRIPEGAEALMERFWPGPLTLVLPKRECVPDLVTAGLPSVAIRIPDHPVAQDLLRTSGLPLAAPSANLFGRVSPTTPQHVAEQLADRIDLILDGGPCRVGVESTILHVGDDGRLTMLRPGGVPLESIEAVAGLVAMPDRASHEGAQLAPGMLPSHYAPRALVTIVDSFEGLADPGEVGVLSLEPVREPGRFAAVEVLSAAGDLAEGASNLFAAMRRLDAMADVRRIAARLCPERGLGRAINDRLRRAAK; encoded by the coding sequence GTGTCCGCTTCGATCACCACCGATGTTGTCCGCGCCGCCGAAGTCATTCGCCTCGGGGGGCTGGTCGCGATTCCGACCGAGACCGTTTACGGCCTCGCGGCGCATGCGCTCGATCCGCAGGCGGTCGCCCGGATCTTCGAGGCGAAGAACCGGCCCCATTTTGATCCGCTGATCGTCCATGTGGCCCGCCGCGAACAGGTCGAGGGGCTCGTCACCCGGATTCCGGAGGGGGCCGAAGCGTTGATGGAGCGGTTCTGGCCCGGGCCGCTGACGCTGGTGCTTCCGAAGCGGGAGTGCGTGCCGGATCTCGTCACCGCCGGACTGCCGAGCGTGGCGATCCGCATCCCGGACCATCCGGTCGCCCAGGATCTCCTGCGGACCTCCGGGCTGCCGCTCGCGGCGCCGAGCGCGAATCTCTTCGGCCGGGTCAGCCCGACGACGCCCCAGCATGTCGCGGAACAACTTGCGGATCGGATTGACCTGATCCTCGACGGGGGGCCGTGCCGCGTCGGGGTGGAGTCGACGATTCTCCACGTCGGCGACGACGGCCGACTGACGATGCTCCGGCCCGGCGGCGTTCCCCTGGAGTCGATTGAGGCGGTCGCCGGGCTCGTTGCGATGCCGGACCGGGCCTCGCACGAAGGGGCTCAGCTCGCGCCCGGTATGCTCCCGTCGCACTACGCTCCTCGGGCGCTGGTGACGATCGTCGACTCGTTCGAGGGGCTGGCGGATCCGGGCGAAGTCGGGGTCCTGTCGCTGGAGCCGGTGCGGGAGCCGGGGCGGTTCGCGGCGGTCGAGGTGCTCAGCGCCGCCGGAGATCTGGCAGAGGGGGCCTCGAACCTGTTCGCAGCGATGCGGCGGCTGGACGCGATGGCCGACGTGCGGCGGATTGCGGCGCGTCTCTGTCCCGAGCGGGGGCTGGGGCGGGCGATCAACGACCGGCTTCGCCGGGCGGCGAAGTGA
- the panC gene encoding pantoate--beta-alanine ligase has product MHPDGFTVTNDLGELRRLVAAAREQGRKIGCVPTMGALHPGHMSLVEESKKRAGFHVLTIFVNPTQFAPTEDLAKYPRPIEKDLQMCRQAGVNVVYMPEITALYPEGYDTWVTVDVMSKVLEGEFRPTHFRGVTTIVLKLFNIVQPDVACFGAKDYQQQTIIRKMVRDLNVPVDVVVCPTIREPDGLAMSSRNVYLGETDRQTALCLSQALELARRRITVDGDSDIAAVQAAMRQRLDAQPGVQVDYAVIADADTLEILTAPRRKMVALIAARVGATRLIDNLVISG; this is encoded by the coding sequence ATGCACCCGGATGGATTCACGGTCACGAACGACCTCGGCGAATTGCGGCGGCTGGTCGCGGCGGCGCGGGAGCAGGGACGGAAGATCGGCTGCGTTCCGACGATGGGGGCGCTCCATCCGGGGCACATGAGCCTTGTCGAGGAGTCGAAGAAGCGGGCCGGGTTCCATGTCCTCACGATCTTCGTGAATCCGACGCAGTTTGCGCCGACCGAGGACCTTGCCAAGTACCCGCGGCCGATCGAGAAGGACCTCCAGATGTGCCGGCAGGCGGGGGTCAACGTCGTCTACATGCCCGAGATCACGGCCCTGTACCCGGAGGGCTACGATACCTGGGTCACGGTCGACGTGATGTCGAAGGTCCTCGAAGGGGAGTTCCGTCCGACGCACTTCCGCGGGGTGACGACGATCGTTCTCAAGCTGTTCAACATCGTGCAGCCGGATGTCGCCTGCTTCGGTGCGAAGGACTATCAGCAGCAGACGATCATCCGCAAGATGGTCCGTGACCTGAACGTCCCGGTCGATGTTGTCGTCTGCCCGACAATCCGCGAGCCCGACGGCCTGGCGATGAGCAGCCGCAATGTCTACCTCGGCGAAACGGACCGGCAGACGGCACTCTGCCTGTCGCAGGCGCTTGAGCTGGCCCGGCGGCGGATCACGGTCGACGGAGACTCCGACATCGCTGCGGTCCAGGCGGCGATGCGGCAGCGTCTCGACGCCCAGCCCGGCGTGCAGGTCGACTATGCCGTTATCGCCGATGCGGACACGCTGGAGATTCTCACTGCCCCGCGGCGAAAGATGGTCGCCCTGATCGCGGCGCGGGTCGGAGCGACGCGGCTCATCGACAACCTCGTGATCTCAGGGTAG